The stretch of DNA GAGAGACTGATTAAGAGAGCTTTTAGATGTTCTTCACATCAATGAGTTCCATCTGTGATTtatgtaagttttctttaaatgaGCGTTTTTCTTTATGTCCCCTCTTTGGGAATTGTTTGGGCACGTGCAAACTCGTGCATGTCTTCTGAACAGGTTGATGTGTTGAGGTGGTACCTGCAAGTAGCTTAAATCCCTCAGAAAGGTTGCATGAAGactttgagtttgtgtgtatatCACACAAGGTTTCCTTTTATGTCTTGTAAGTAATTCCAGTCATCTAATGCAAAACATGCATAAGTACAGTGCATaatatgttttgtgtgtgaTGCATAAAACGGTCCTAATAAATAATGTTCCCAAGAAATAATCTTGGATGCCCTTCTGAGCATCCATTGCTTTCAAGCTGACACTGAAGGTTTTATTAGATCAGGCAGTTGAATAAAAGAACAATGCCCTCTAATGGCATAGACTCTATAGACAAATGCAGACAATGATAGGATAATATCAGCTCAGATGTTTAATGTGGTGCAAATCATCTGAGAAGCAGggtttgtgttttgtgtgctCGACTCGAAACCGGCATTACATTTGCAATGCATTAAGCTTCCTGGTGCTGTAAAGTTGACACCTGCCAGTTCAAACATCTCCATATGCAGGTGAGGACAGCACAGCAGGTACACAGGGACAGATGTAAATTTATACCTTATGCTCTCTGTTCTACTAGCTCTCTCTATCTATATAGAAGGGTTAGTTATCTatctataaataaaaagaatgaaTATGAATACTGTTTAATATTACTTTGATGTGTCTCCAAACATTTAATCTTTTATGGTAGTGCCTGTCCTTAAATTGACCACATGGCGTCACTAATGCGCTCGGTGTCCTGCATAATATGCTGTGTGATATGCTGCTTATTGTCAGTAAAGGATGAGGTGTGATTGAGTGCcatttaaaaaagataaatataaacacttgtatacatataaaatatgaatttgaaatacaaaatattttaaaaataatatctataacaaaaaataaatatataaaaagaaatttatatatatatatataagtattactaaatataaaatgttacaattattttaactagatgagtaaagtttgtaaacaaacttttatgttggcttgagaaagcctagTCCGAAAGTTCAAAATagtttaaataggcctataataataataataataataataataataatagaagtTGTAACCAAGCCAACATAATGTACCGACAACATTATCATGTATATTtgccattttgttttatatagcctaaacaatattaacaaaattaacataaaataagaacataaaatatatttaaaaataaattattaaaattaattaataataaataataaaataaatacatttacttaaaaataaaatgtaaaaactaactattatacatataaacacacacaaacaaataaatatattacatgtaataattattgtaattataatGATGCGCAGACATTATGTATACTtatctatattatattttatactctctctatatatatatataatatatatatataattatttctattACATATATTAGAAGCTAACTATAACAGAAGGACTCTGGTCAGTTCAGACTTGCGGCACTCCTGGCTCTTCACGTGCTTTATGCGCATGCGTGCTGAAAGTGCGCGTGACATGTTCTTCAGAATGCTACAACTGTGGAGttgagaagaaaataaacagtttAATCGAAATCATGCATGTTCCACAGAGCGTGTTGAACCAATAAAGTAAGTCACGTCGTTTGGTTTACGAGGCTAAAAAAAGAACTGAGTGATGCTTAAAGAAATAAATTGCTTGTAACTGTATTTATTTCCGCTAGCATTCTTGCTAAATGAGCTGACTGTACACGGTACATTATTCTAAGATGGGTTCGGACACTGTTTTACataagaaaatgtaaataaaataaactgtttagatgatacattatttatatgtatgttaAAGGTCTGAATAATACTATTTTGCACGATAACTAATGGAATGACAGCGTAATTCCCAGAGAAAGGCAACATCAGCCTGTAAACCACTGGAGATCAGGAACATGATGTACTCCTAATCCAAACAGCAAGCACGATTACTACGATTTGATCTTGCAGGCTGTACAATTAATTTCACCATTGTTTAACTGTAATTAGTAGTTGATATAGAGCAATACATGTTTGTTTCTGAAATCCGAGGCCATGTTCTGTAATTAAGCAACGAAAGACATCTCTCGTGCTTTTGTGTGCAGTAATGCTGTAGAAACACTCGTCCACTATGCTGAGTCGCCTTCAGGAGCTCAAGAAGGAAGAGGAGACTCTTCTGAAAATAAAAGTCATGCTGCAAGATCAGCTCAACAGACTTAAGGTAAGTACAAACATATGTAGATATTTCATTGTGATCTTTGAGCTTAAAACTGATTGTCTTTGTTTATGTTCATCAGTTTGAGGAGGGGACCCTGAAGTCAATGATCAATGCTCAGTCTGAAGAAAGCCCAAATGAAGCCCCTGTCCCTGAGGTAAATAAACAAAAGGACAACACCACATATTCAGACATAAGAACACATTATTCTTACACTCTTCTAAACACTGgtgatttattttaaaggagTTGTACACTCAAAAAtaagaatataaataaattatatacaaaatattttgctCCCCCaaagtattttctttctttcgtgAAACTCTAGGCACACTATGACCAAgtttatacaatgaaagtgaataatGATTTATACAGCAAAGCTCCATAATGGTCAAAAAAGCATCATAAGAGTAGCTCGCACactcttaaaggggtggttgattatgatttcacttttttaactttagttagtgtgtaatgttgctgttagagcataaacaacatctgcaaagttacaatgctcaaagttcaatgcaaagggagacattttcttttaaagaactcagtgtttaaggactacagcaAACAGCTGGCAGGGACTACAGCGAGCTTcgtcctgggttggtgacatcactaaacctaaaatttacataaaccctgctgGTTCTTGCTGGTGGAACGATCTTCCTGCCTTTAtccggaatgcagaatccctggcaatattcaaaagTCTTGGTCTCAATAATCTCTTTCGTGAGCACTTAACCTCatcttaatataaaaaaaaaaaatatatatatatatatatttatacctatcctttcacttcctctaacccctctctattgtagcttatgatactctgagcattatctaagacttgtattgtgagcactttttgtgtctatttgcctcgtcatgacgactcgcttgttgtattcctcacttgtaagtcgctttggataaaagcgtctgccaaatgagtaaatgtaattgtaaatgcccccgagaacacgcaacaaagggggtgaggtcatgttgggctgctttagagaagaggaaatgttgttgtagtagagtgctgttaccatgccgtcattttacgccggactgcttgacagacgagggtcaattcaatgctaaATTTGCATGACggtacatgctagtcgatgagttgaatcaactccacagcaactacctaaatttatccactaactattcagaaacgtccagttgcattctaaaagttgtaacttcttcctgagtctctccatcagtgtccgactccggtttgaacaatgtaaggctgaacaccgttactgacaatcgtcattttggctgcgtgagattctcctgctttgttgttgttgagcaactgaagcgcaagctgttaaagctccgccctcttttggaaagtgggccgggagcagcagttcatttgcatttaaagggacacatgcaaaaactgtgtgttttttgctcacacctaaataggggcaaatttgacaagctataataaatgatctgtggggtattttgagctgaaacttcactggggacaccagagacttatataaCATCTTGTAAAAGAGGCATTATAGGTCGGCTTTAAATATGAGGATCTTTAtatttttcagatctttttcttttaaaaaaggatgttttattacatttatatttgtcaTGCACAGGTGGAAGTCAACCTGGATGATGAGACGGAGATCAACCAGACCAAACTAGTATTGGGTGCTCAAACAGACTATGACATGGAAGAAGAAGACGAGGAGGAAGAGGACGAGGAAGATGACGACGATGCAGATGATGATCTTGATATGGTGCTAgaagatgaggatgaagatgacAACTACTGACTGTGCCTGCAAAGAGAGCATTATCATTTACTCCTGTGTTTAGGTGTGTAATCTGCACATTTGGCATGCTGAAAGAGACTGTCTCTCTGTCTTAGATTGGTGTTGCTTTAGATAAACTGTTGGTTCACCATCTATAAAATTCTCCAGAAGTATGTGTAGCACAAATACAACTCCTCCTATAACTGTGCTGTTGGCCAAGCCTGcactttatgtattttttaaatacatataaattaaaGATTGCACCAATCCTATTTCATGGCGTTTACCAAGTGATGCTGTACTGTATAggctttatttaatattgtattgtattgattTCAGATTGAATGCATTATGATTATGAAGCTGATGATAAGTATTATGTATGTACATGTTCATGTTGTGAACTCGCAGAGGTATTTTTTCTATTTAGACTGAGTGTGTGGAATAGGTTGTGTATGCATGGGCATGACAATTGTTCTAGCTGAGCCAGTATTATAACTTTTTTGTACTTCATTGTTAATGTACAGAGAGTTTCTATGTTTTCTTAGAGAAAAACATCTTTGAAGGTGCTCAGCGTAATAGATTTCAACTTGGAGTTATGCAAGTTGTTTGGTTAGGTGTTTTGGTGTTGCCTTGATGTAAATGTATGATGTGTGaatgacatttttacattaaccCCTAGGTACATGCTAATAAAGGCGAGTAAGATGATCAGACAGCTGCATTTCCTCTTTTGGCCAGTGTTATTGATATAACTGAGTTTCTGTGACAACAGACTTCTGCCCCCTCCCAACCATGGCATGAACCtgcaatgcagtaaaaacactaTCAGCATTTTCTAAACAGTTGTTAACAATGTACTACAACAGgggcagctctggagaaaaatgatgccacaaaaatatataaccTCCTGGGACCCAGGAATAGACTTTTGTCCAAtttagtggacattatattttagtaaattttTCTGACACCATACATGTCACAGTTTTCtggatgtcctgtaaagagGACATTCAGGGCCTTTTAGAGATACCAAATATTTGGAGGTTTCACTATGACAACAACTTCTCCTTGGTCTTTAAAATGACTGACATTTAGTgatcaaaattatttaaatctgactaattttcaaattgtcattaatcaacatctcaggaaaatgttatggggtttcttatcaaaatatgactttctgttaaaAAACAGGGCTTTGATTTCATACATGTCCACTGTAGAGGACACTAGGACTTAAAGCATGTTTATCATGCATTTTGGGGGAGACAAGTAAATagggaaataaattatatatcagtattcatattaaatattagatattatgaaaatgttgcccATTATTACTCCCcttattacacttcttttttcattatgTTCCCCAAGAACACAttgatatgcaaattagatagtGTATTTATGGCCATTTTACCcacatattgcataaagtaaaatggtATATCAATTCATTCcttatatctttcataacatagttgagTATCATCTTTATGCAAAGTttgattggaaaaaaaaaaacaacataaaacctgAAAATAGATtggtgaatgaaaaaaaaatcccatgttttttttttaaacaaccgAGTCTTGGTGTCCATTACAGAGGACATACcataacatatgaataaaatatcttttttcaaaaaaaaaaaaaaaaaattccccatttgttttttatgctctaaacaatgtaatgacatgaaaaaatactaaattcacaaatatatatatataccagatatatatataaagtggattttagaaaacaattttatttatttttaattttatttataatttttagttaatattttatatgtaagcaataaggtactcgaggctgtgctATATCGTTAATAAGTCACGGCTTATGAATAagtcagccgtgacttattcacgatacagcactagcctcgagtaccttattgcttatataaaagggttaccacacaatacaaatatatatcaatgcaactttcatgaagtaaactttttctaaaagccttccttccgctggaaaaaatagtccctgaccgtgaacagcaacagaagttacattattacgccattagatggcggcaaagactgtctttatgagtgtgtcagtcagtagcgaagacttttacattgaaaagactgaattgttttcaaaaaagaaacaagacgcaactgacaaatgctttgactagcgctgtcagtcaggggaaaaccccttaactgttaaaagggcaggataatacatcgggcatttaaacagatttttttattatgaacataggactgacctgaagaaaaatgctaaatttgaatgcaggtaataaactcgctcaatcgatctcttccttacaacactcttctacataatacagtaagcttcaatgaacaatatcaattgagaacatacagtttacattgctaagagtggttgctaagggtgttgtgtagtgatacacagaactgttgggtgaagcggtcatagccgtgttttatcttgaataaaacacagctattgaccaatcagaatcaaggacaggaactaactgttttataatatatatatatataatatttttatatagaaatcttttaatttttaattcaattttaattttcattcattacCTGCTAATGTAGTTTCAATGGAAAATAGAAGTTAAAACCATGTCAATA from Ctenopharyngodon idella isolate HZGC_01 chromosome 18, HZGC01, whole genome shotgun sequence encodes:
- the snapc5 gene encoding snRNA-activating protein complex subunit 5, translating into MLSRLQELKKEEETLLKIKVMLQDQLNRLKFEEGTLKSMINAQSEESPNEAPVPEVEVNLDDETEINQTKLVLGAQTDYDMEEEDEEEEDEEDDDDADDDLDMVLEDEDEDDNY